The genome window GTGTTATCGGATTAATTTTTCAGCTGTAGAGCAACATACAATAGAACCTTGCTTTCAATCGTTAGTAGATCTAATTTTGTTATCTCAGATATTCTTTTTAAACGATAATCTAGTGTATTTCTATGAATAAACAACTCTTTAGCTGTTTCACGAGATAATAAATTATTTTTAAACCAGACTGTTAATGTTTTAATCAATACACCATTAGAATCTTCATGTAATAATGTATTCAATGGTTTTAATAGTTCTTCTGAAGACCATTTAAAATTTAACCCATATAATAATACTGGTAGCATGATATCTTGGTAACAATAAACTTTTAATTGGGGTTTTTTAGCTTTCCCTACTTGCATGGTAATTTTAGCTGTCTCATATGATTTTTTAATTGATTCCTCTGCAGGATCTAAAAAGAAATTACCTAATGATATTTTCACTTGTAATTTAAATAATTTAAGAATATCCGATTCTAATTTTAAAATTTTCTTTTTTGCAGTGTCAATATCCCAGCGATTGAACTTATTTAATGCAGGAGTTAAGCAGACAATTTCCGTCAAAGATTGAATAGCGACTAAGTTATCAGGATTATTATACTCTATTAATTTTTTAATTTCTTGTAATTCACTAAATGCACTATTTACACCTAATTGTCCGCTATCTACTTCAATAATAATAGCGACTCGTGGAATAGAAAAATTAATATTAAGCTTTTTAGACCATTCAGTTATGTTATCAGGAATGGTTCCATTTTCAATATACGCTAGAATAATTTCTTCTTTAAAACGATCGTTTAAATTCAAATGGTTATAAATCTCTGCCTGCTCTAACATCATTACTGCCGTCATGGAAACCAGCTCCCCAAATTGTTTAATTTGGGTTGGCTCTCCGGTTAATCCTATTACACCAATAATTTTACTATTCAAATAAAGAGGTAAATTAACACCTGGTTTAACCCCATGTAAATGATTCGCAGTGGCGTCATCAATAACAACTGTTCGCTTTTGCTTTATTGCGAGTAATGCACCTTCATGGAATTCACCCAATCTATTACTATCTCCACTTCCTATAATACATCCAGTTTCATCCATAACATTAATATTACAATCAATAATTTTCATGGTTCTATCAACAATTTCTTGCGCTAATTTGGAGGTAAGACAATAATCATACATATTTCAACCTCTTTTACTGGTGCTGTAAAATAGAAACAAACTTTCCAATCATAAATTTCAATAATGTTTATTATTAATTTAATTAACTCCAGTATTCAATATTCCTTGAAAAAATCAAGAAAAATAAATTTCATTTAAAATACAGCAAACAAAGCTAAATTTTAAAACTATTATTTCAATTTTTATTATCTATTTTAATATTCAGCGTATTCGCAATATTTTTAGTACAATTAAATAAATTACTTTCAGCATTATTTAAAGCTTCTTTTAGTGAACTAATTTTATGCAAAATACTAAACGCTGAATCAATACCATATTGTTGTAAATGACTGAGATCATCACCAAGGCTTCCAACAATGGCAATAACGGGTATTTTATGTTTTCTCGCTAACTGAGCGACGCCAAAAGGCACTTTGCCATTTAAACTTTGGCTATCTAACCGCCCTTCACCTGTAATAACTAAATTTGCTCCTACCATGTGTGATTCAAGGTTCAAGGTTTGTGCAATAATATCGAAGCCAGGCTTGAGTTCCGCTTTGAGAAAAGCAAGTAAGGCTGCTCCCATTCCTCCTGCAGCACCGGCTCCTGCAATATAATGAACTTCAACATGCAAATCTCGCTTAATGATATCTGCAAAATGTTCTAAATTTTTGTCTAACATTTCAACATGTTCATTTGTCGCCCCCCTTTTGAGGGCCAAATATCACAGATGCGCCATTTCTCCCTATTAATGGGTTCGAAACATCACAAGCAATACTAAATTGGCACGCTTTTATCCTCGGGTCCATTGTGCTGACATCAATACTCGCTAAATCGGCAAGTGCTTGCCCTCCTAATTTGATTTGTTGCCCATGAGAATCTAATAATTTGGCCCCAAGTGCTTGCAACATTCCTGCTCCGCCATCATTGGTTGCACTTCCACCTATACCAATAATAATCTGCTTTACCCCAGTATCTAGGCAGGCCTTTATCAACTCTCCTGTACCATATGATGTCGTTAGTAATGGATTTCTTAATTCAATAGGGACTAGCTCTAGCCCACTTGCCGCAGCCATTTCAATAAATGCTTGCTGTTTATTTTGAGATAAACCATAGAATGCCTGAACACTCGTACCTAAAGGACCAATAACATCAAGATGATAGATTTCCCCATTGGTAGCCTCAACCATCGTGACAACTGTACCCTCACCACCATCCGCAATAGGGCACTTAACATAAGTTGCATGCGGAAAAACCTCTTTGAACCCGTTTTCAATAACCGTTGCGACTTTCAATGCAGATAAACTCTCTTTAAATGAGTCAGGTGCAATGACTATTTTCATAAAAATAATCCTTTAGAAATTTTTATTATCAATAAGTTAAAAATTCAGGTGGGTACTCGCCCACCTGATACGACTTTTTATTATTTCGGTTCATCGAGTAAGAGGATCATAATTAAGCCAATCACCGCACAGATACCAAAATAAGAGAAAACAGCATCAAACTTACCGGTCATATCTAACAATAACCCTGCCATCATAGGTGAAACGAAGCCACCTAAGTTTCCTCCACTATTTACAACAGATATCGCAATTGGATAGTTATTATTATCAGCGACTCCCATTGGATAAGCAGTAAATGCAGGCCAGCCAATATTCAAGAACAAACCAACCGAGAAAAGGGCAAGTGCAACTGCGCTCGTGCTTTCGGGTACATTCAACATCACTAACATCATCGCAATCGTCGCTACTGCGGTAAAAAGCATGGTGGGTTTGCGACGACGACCAAAAACTTTATCAGAGATCCAGCCACCAAAAATCGAGCCGATAAACCCACCAACAAATGGCATTGATGCAACAAAGCCCATTTTCATAAATGAAAAGCCTTTTTCATTTACCAGATAAGAAGGTATCCAGGTTAATATTCCATATAAAATACTGACCATCATGAAATAAGAAATAGTATTACACCAAATATTTTTAGATTTAAATATTTGGGAAGCTGAACTTAATGGAGTGACTGATTTAACACGAATAAATTTATCTAGCGTATTAAATTTAGGACTCAGAACAATATTGCCTTCTATTTTCTTTTCTGCAATTTCTGAATTATCGGCACGAATATAATCTAATTCACTTTGCGAAACAAAACGACTTTCCTCTGGTTTTGTTCTAACAAATAAATACCAAATAATTGCAAGGAAAATACCGGGAATAGCGAACAGAATAAAGACCCAACGCCATCCATAAGTTAATGCAATCCAAACAACTAATGGTGGAACAATAATCGGAGCAAACATCGTTGAAGCAATATAAACGCCAGTGGCGGTTGCTTTTTCTTTTGCTGGAAACCAGTTATTAATTGTCGACGTTAGCCCGACAGGAGTTGGTGCTTCGGCCATACCTAGGCCAAGACGCAACCACTTAATTGCAAAGGCAGATTGGGCTAAGCCAATAAACCAAGTCATGGCAGAAAAACCGAGAATGGATAATGACACCATACCTCTTATTCCACGTTTCGCCATCCAAAAGCCTGCGGGTATTTGACATAAAGCATAACCGAGGAAAAACATACTCGCGAGAGAACCCGCTTCTAAATTAGTTAATTTAAACTCATCAGTAATAAAAGGTAGAACCGCACCAATATTACTTCTGTCTGCATAATTTACAGCATAGACGATAAAAATCAGGGCTAATACCACCCAACGATAATTCGTCTTTGGCCTAATCGGATTTGAATTTATCATTATTTTCGCTCCAGAGCAGTTTATTATTTAATACACGTTTTATTACCTGCTTTTTTAAGAATGAAACGATCCCTGCTAATTCATTAAAATTAACATTTAGGAACGTTATTTAATTTAAACTTACTTCAACTAATTTTATTTACTCGACAAGCTATGCATTGTTTCTTTTAATAAAGGATACAGCCCATTGTAAATATTAAACTGCTTGTTATAAGTATCTTGTGTTTTTTTATCTTGATTTGGTGTGAATGTGATATCTTCTGTTTTTATAATCGGTAAATCAGGGTCATTAATACCACAGAAAAAACCGGCTCCTGTCGCACCAACCATTGCCGCGCCAAAAGCCGCTGCATCTGCTGTTTGGGCAATATTATATTCAACCTGAAGAATATCCGCTTTAATTTGAGTCCATAACGTATTACGTGATCCTCCCCCTACGCTGAGTAATTCATCTAATATCACTCCCCATTTTTCATTAGCAATATTCAAAATCTGTTTTAAACCATATGCTGTACCTTCAAATGCCGCCCTGACCATATCATCGCGAGTATGATTTAGCCGTAAGCCTATCCATGCTCCCGATGCATTAACATCCCAAATAGGGCTACGTTCTCCAGCTAAATAAGGCAGATAAATTAAGCCATTAGCACCAGGTACTGATGATTTTGAAAATATCTCCAACTGTTCATGGTCATTGACTTCCGGCCAAACAGCCTGATTTAGCCAACTGAATGTCCCCCCAGTTGTCGACATCGCTCCATGGGCCAACCATTGATTGGGGACTATGTGGTACCGGTTCATAAAACGAGGGTCAAAGTTCGGCTCTTCTAAGCAAAACGTTATGACTCCCGATGTTCCTGTTGATTCAAAAGCTGTTTCAGGGTCAAGTAACCCAACGGCAAATGCAGCAGCAGCAGTATCTGCCGACCCTAAAATAATTGGCGTATTTTCTTTTAACCCCGTTTCTTGAGCGGCTTCTTTACTCACCTTACCAACCACAGAAGTGCACTGGTAAATTGGCGGTAAAATATCGTGATTAAACTTCCAATACCTTAATAGTTCTTTTGACCACTTAGGTGCTTTAGACAAAACGACTGCGCCAGAATACGCGGCTTGGGTCGGGTCAATGGCGGCTTTTTGACTTCCTAACTTTAAAGATAAAAAGCTATTAAGTAGAACGACCTTATGAACTTTTTGCATTAATTCCGGCTGTTGTTCTTGTAGCCATCCTAACGTTCCCACCCAACATGCAGACGGACTTGGACTATTACAAGAAAGTGCCCGAACATGCGTTATATTTTCCCCGAGTGTTTGCTGTATGAAACCTTCGGAACGCCCATCAAGATAAGTAATCCCATTTGCAACAGGCTTATGATGTTTATCCAATAAAACCAGCGTTGGGCAAGCAACAGAAAAACTCACAGATACGATATTCTTTACTTGAGAAGTCACTTCTTTAACTGCATCTGCGGTCTTTTTCCAAAAGTCATTTAAGTCAATTTCATGATTTTTGGGAGATTTGGAAATAATATTGGTATCACGTGAAGCCTTTGCCAATAATTCTCCATGGAAATTAAATGCACAAACTTTCACGCTACTGCTACCTGCATCAATTCCCAAATAGACACTGTCCATCATGCTGCCTCCAACGCCTGCTTTTAATTGTTATGTATAATAATTTTAATCGCGTCACCTTTTTGAGCGGTTGCCATGGCCTCGTTGATCTCATCTAAAGCAAATCGGTGAGTCACTAATTTCTCGATATCAATTAAGCCCGAAGAAATCAGTGTCAAGGCTTGCTGGTATCCTTCTCGACTTAACGCACTGGCTCCTGTAAGAATCAGCTCGTTGTAGTGAATAATATTGACATCAATTTGTGCCATATCATCCTTTGAGAAACCGGCAAACAGGTTAACTCGTCCTCCTTTTCTAGCGAGTTCCAATGCGGGATTAACTAATCCAGGGATTCCAATAGCAATAATCACCACATCTGCGCCCACCCCTTCCGTCAAGCCTTTTACCACATCCAGTAAATTTTCTTGTTGGCTATTGACGACATGTGTAGCACCGCAATTTAACGCAGCCTGTTGTCGTTGTTCATTGAGTTCACTAACAATAATATTTGTCGCACCTGAGAAACGTGCAAGTTGCACATGCATTAACCCGATAGGCCCCGCACCAATAATGACCACCGTATCACCGAGCTCAATACCCACATTTTTTTGTCCATTGATACAGCAAGCTAACGGCTCAGCTAATGCTGCGGCTTCAAAAGACATCCCTTTCGGTATCTTAAAGACATTACCCGATGACAAAGCAACCTCTGGTATTCGAACATATTCCGCAAAAGCGCCATCAAATTCATAACCGATTGCTTGGCGGTTTAAACAGACATTTTCTTTACCGATACGACAATAAACACAAGAACGGCATGGCACGACAGGGTCAACAGCGATTGCGTCCCCGACGTTTAGGTCAGTCACATTTTCACCGACTTCGACAATTTCCCCTGAAAATTCATGCCCTATTACAGAAGGGTAACGCACGCCTTTGGTTTTTTTACCGGAAATAATCCGTCCGTCAGTTCCACAAATCGCGGCTGCCTTGACTTTAATAACCACATCGCCTTTACCAACTTGTGGATATTTAACGTCTGCCACTCTAAGTTCATTAGGCGCATACAATACCGCTGCTTTCATTTTTTCCTCCCCATGCATAACAACTATGAACGTTGGTTATTTGCCACCCGCTTGCTTATATTCCGCGATAGCTTGGTCAACCGAACAATCATCATTGATTAATGCATTCAGAGCCTTAATGACTGCTGTTGGGTTTTCGTGCTGCCATACAAAGCGCCCGTATGTCACACCACCAACACCAATATCTAATGCTTTACGTGTATTTGTTAGGAAGCTAACAAGATCGCTCCCCATATCACCACCAGCTAAAGCAACCATAGCTGGGCAACTATCAACGACAGATTTAAATGTCTCAGGGGAACCAGACCAGAGTGTTTTGATGATATCGACACCTAGCTCAGCGCCTGCGCGAACACAGTAAGCGAGATTTTTCGCATCAAAACTGTCTTCAATCATTGGGCCTTTTGGATAAATGTGTGCGACTAAAGGCAGTCCTGCGGAAGCAGCGGCTTTCGATACTTGGCCTAAAAATGTCAATTGCTGTGCCTGTTCTGGCCCGCCCATAATACAGCCGACTGAAATTGCGTCTGCTCCTAAACGAATGGCTTCTTCAACGTCAGCAACGGGTGTGTCATAAGCTTCATGGTAAGGTATGGAGTAACTTGTCGCTTTCATGATGATAGAAACATCGGAAGCAACATATGGAGGATAAACCTTTTCAATAATACCTTTATGCATCGTAATAGCATCAGGTGCACCCGCAACAACCTGTTTCATGACGGATTTAATATCACCAATTCCCGGTAATACACCACGTGTAATCGGATGATCCATGGTAATTGCAAGAAGACGGCCAGATTTTTTATTTAATAATCTTTTTAAACGGATTTCTTTTCCTAAAAACATATTGATGACCTCTTTAAATCAATGAGTGAATTAATTAACTAAATTTTGAGGATGGCCAGATAAAAAGGCTTCGATATTGTCCATCATCATGTCTGATAAGGTTTGTATGGCTTCAAAACTAGCCCATGAAATATGAGGAGTAAGAATAAAATTTGATAACTGAGTTAATTTCATCATATAACTTTCTTTTTCAGGTGGTTCTGAAATACAAACATCAAACCCAGCACCTAATATTTTATTATTTATTAGAGCGCCATATAATGCTTCTTCATTAACGATCCCACCTCGTGCAGTATTAATTAAAATACAAGACGGTTTCATCTGTTCGAATTCTGGAAAGCTAATTAAATCCTTGGTGGATTTGAGTAATGGACAATGAATAGAAATAATATCGCTTTTCGCAATAACATCTTCAAAAGGTGTATATAGTGGGCCCATATTATTCGTGCCCTTGTATGTGGAAAATAACACCTTCATACCAAAAACTTTTGCGATATCAGCAACTGCCTTACCTAAGACACCATCACCAATAATACCAAGCGTCGAACCAGATAAGTTATTAATTTTATAATCAAAGTAACAAAACTGGCCTGATTCTTGCCAACGACCATTTCGTACTGATTGTGCATAGGCTAATAAGCTACGACGTAAGGCTAAAATCAAGGTAAACGTATGCTCAGGAACTGTATTTATTGCATAATTTCTGATATTAGAAACTAATATATTACGCTCATTACAAGCACCAATATCAATCACATCCGTTCCTGTTGCAGCGACAGAAATAAATTTGAGTTGCTTTGCAGCTTCAATAACTTTTTTAGTGATTTTTACTTTATTGGTAATAATAATGTCTGCATTTTTTACTCGCTCAATAACTTCATCTTCCGATGTTTTCCCATACAGTTCTAAACTATATTCTTTATTTATTTTCTTAATATTTATTCCTTCGGGGAAAGTTTCATGATCGAGAAATACGATTTTAACTGTCATTTTCATTACCACCCAATTAATCAATAAAATGAATATCAATTAGACTTTTTGATTTAGTAAAATTATATAATTCACTTATTAGGAAGGCATTGTAAGAATGACTAGTTTTCAATGTTAAAAATTGAATATAATTGTGCAAATGCACAATTTGTTATGAATTCGATCACAATAAAGTGATGGATAAAAAAATCGGCCACTTAAAACAAGTGACCGATATAAAATAAAGTGGGTTAATAATACAACATTAGAAAAAGGTTGGCATCTCCTCTATAACATCATATTTATCATCAACAAGATAAATCACTTTCCATTTATCAAATGTAATACAGGGATGAGATGTCCCAAAGATCAGTATATCGCCAACTTGGAAATCACAATTTTCATCAAAAGATAAAATGGCATGTTGGTCCATTAAACCGACTGTTTTCGCACTATTCGTTTGATAATAGACTGGCTTTCCCTCTCGATATTGCATTAGAGGCTGAGGCAAACCAGCATCAAAGGCGACATCCCTTTTTCCAAAATTAACAATCGCTCGTCCCTTCTCAGGTACTGACTGAATTAATGCCACAATTTCCATCGCTGGCATCAAATCGCCATCTAACTGGCAGGCCATACTATCCCTAACTTTCAATGCTCTCTGGGCTTCATCATAAATACCGTGGTCATGTGTAATATAGCATCCAGGGCGGATCACAAACCGAATAGGTTTAG of Providencia rettgeri contains these proteins:
- the cdaR_1 gene encoding Sugar diacid regulator → MYDYCLTSKLAQEIVDRTMKIIDCNINVMDETGCIIGSGDSNRLGEFHEGALLAIKQKRTVVIDDATANHLHGVKPGVNLPLYLNSKIIGVIGLTGEPTQIKQFGELVSMTAVMMLEQAEIYNHLNLNDRFKEEIILAYIENGTIPDNITEWSKKLNINFSIPRVAIIIEVDSGQLGVNSAFSELQEIKKLIEYNNPDNLVAIQSLTEIVCLTPALNKFNRWDIDTAKKKILKLESDILKLFKLQVKISLGNFFLDPAEESIKKSYETAKITMQVGKAKKPQLKVYCYQDIMLPVLLYGLNFKWSSEELLKPLNTLLHEDSNGVLIKTLTVWFKNNLLSRETAKELFIHRNTLDYRLKRISEITKLDLLTIESKVLLYVALQLKN
- the gutB_4 gene encoding Sorbitol dehydrogenase — protein: MKAAVLYAPNELRVADVKYPQVGKGDVVIKVKAAAICGTDGRIISGKKTKGVRYPSVIGHEFSGEIVEVGENVTDLNVGDAIAVDPVVPCRSCVYCRIGKENVCLNRQAIGYEFDGAFAEYVRIPEVALSSGNVFKIPKGMSFEAAALAEPLACCINGQKNVGIELGDTVVIIGAGPIGLMHVQLARFSGATNIIVSELNEQRQQAALNCGATHVVNSQQENLLDVVKGLTEGVGADVVIIAIGIPGLVNPALELARKGGRVNLFAGFSKDDMAQIDVNIIHYNELILTGASALSREGYQQALTLISSGLIDIEKLVTHRFALDEINEAMATAQKGDAIKIIIHNN
- the glxK_1 gene encoding Glycerate kinase — translated: MLDKNLEHFADIIKRDLHVEVHYIAGAGAAGGMGAALLAFLKAELKPGFDIIAQTLNLESHMVGANLVITGEGRLDSQSLNGKVPFGVAQLARKHKIPVIAIVGSLGDDLSHLQQYGIDSAFSILHKISSLKEALNNAESNLFNCTKNIANTLNIKIDNKN
- the glxK_2 gene encoding Glycerate kinase, producing the protein MKIVIAPDSFKESLSALKVATVIENGFKEVFPHATYVKCPIADGGEGTVVTMVEATNGEIYHLDVIGPLGTSVQAFYGLSQNKQQAFIEMAAASGLELVPIELRNPLLTTSYGTGELIKACLDTGVKQIIIGIGGSATNDGGAGMLQALGAKLLDSHGQQIKLGGQALADLASIDVSTMDPRIKACQFSIACDVSNPLIGRNGASVIFGPQKGGDK
- the dgoT gene encoding D-galactonate transporter, which translates into the protein MINSNPIRPKTNYRWVVLALIFIVYAVNYADRSNIGAVLPFITDEFKLTNLEAGSLASMFFLGYALCQIPAGFWMAKRGIRGMVSLSILGFSAMTWFIGLAQSAFAIKWLRLGLGMAEAPTPVGLTSTINNWFPAKEKATATGVYIASTMFAPIIVPPLVVWIALTYGWRWVFILFAIPGIFLAIIWYLFVRTKPEESRFVSQSELDYIRADNSEIAEKKIEGNIVLSPKFNTLDKFIRVKSVTPLSSASQIFKSKNIWCNTISYFMMVSILYGILTWIPSYLVNEKGFSFMKMGFVASMPFVGGFIGSIFGGWISDKVFGRRRKPTMLFTAVATIAMMLVMLNVPESTSAVALALFSVGLFLNIGWPAFTAYPMGVADNNNYPIAISVVNSGGNLGGFVSPMMAGLLLDMTGKFDAVFSYFGICAVIGLIMILLLDEPK
- the griI gene encoding 2-amino-4,5-dihydroxy-6-one-heptanoic acid-7-phosphate synthase, with the translated sequence MFLGKEIRLKRLLNKKSGRLLAITMDHPITRGVLPGIGDIKSVMKQVVAGAPDAITMHKGIIEKVYPPYVASDVSIIMKATSYSIPYHEAYDTPVADVEEAIRLGADAISVGCIMGGPEQAQQLTFLGQVSKAAASAGLPLVAHIYPKGPMIEDSFDAKNLAYCVRAGAELGVDIIKTLWSGSPETFKSVVDSCPAMVALAGGDMGSDLVSFLTNTRKALDIGVGGVTYGRFVWQHENPTAVIKALNALINDDCSVDQAIAEYKQAGGK
- the xylB_2 gene encoding Xylulose kinase produces the protein MMDSVYLGIDAGSSSVKVCAFNFHGELLAKASRDTNIISKSPKNHEIDLNDFWKKTADAVKEVTSQVKNIVSVSFSVACPTLVLLDKHHKPVANGITYLDGRSEGFIQQTLGENITHVRALSCNSPSPSACWVGTLGWLQEQQPELMQKVHKVVLLNSFLSLKLGSQKAAIDPTQAAYSGAVVLSKAPKWSKELLRYWKFNHDILPPIYQCTSVVGKVSKEAAQETGLKENTPIILGSADTAAAAFAVGLLDPETAFESTGTSGVITFCLEEPNFDPRFMNRYHIVPNQWLAHGAMSTTGGTFSWLNQAVWPEVNDHEQLEIFSKSSVPGANGLIYLPYLAGERSPIWDVNASGAWIGLRLNHTRDDMVRAAFEGTAYGLKQILNIANEKWGVILDELLSVGGGSRNTLWTQIKADILQVEYNIAQTADAAAFGAAMVGATGAGFFCGINDPDLPIIKTEDITFTPNQDKKTQDTYNKQFNIYNGLYPLLKETMHSLSSK
- the hprA gene encoding Glycerate dehydrogenase — its product is MTVKIVFLDHETFPEGINIKKINKEYSLELYGKTSEDEVIERVKNADIIITNKVKITKKVIEAAKQLKFISVAATGTDVIDIGACNERNILVSNIRNYAINTVPEHTFTLILALRRSLLAYAQSVRNGRWQESGQFCYFDYKINNLSGSTLGIIGDGVLGKAVADIAKVFGMKVLFSTYKGTNNMGPLYTPFEDVIAKSDIISIHCPLLKSTKDLISFPEFEQMKPSCILINTARGGIVNEEALYGALINNKILGAGFDVCISEPPEKESYMMKLTQLSNFILTPHISWASFEAIQTLSDMMMDNIEAFLSGHPQNLVN